In Henriciella litoralis, the genomic window CTTGTAAGCGTCGCGCACCGTAGTGCGGACACGTTTGGTGCGCCCGCCCATCGCCTTGCCGAGCAGATCACCAATGTTGATCATGCCCATGGAGCCGCCACCGCCTGGAATATCCATCATCGGCATACCCCCGCCGGTATCGGCGAGCTCAATGTCGATGTCACGGTCATCGAGTTCCCCGTCGCGCAGCTTGCGGCGGAAGACTTCACGCGTGGAGCTTTGCGCATCCTCGCCAACGAGGGAATCGAGCAGGCGTTTTTCTGCCGCCTCGCGGGCCTGATCCTCGACCAGCTTGCGGCGCTGGCTTTTGACCATGCCGACGGCCGACTCGACGAGATCGCGGACGATCTGTTCGACATCGCGCCCGACATAGCCGACCTCAGTAAATTTCGTGGCTTCGACTTTCAGGAAGGGCGCATTTGCGAGCTTGGCGAGCCGACGTGAGACTTCCGTCTTACCGACGCCGGTTGGCCCGATCATCAGTATGTTTTTCGGCGTGATTTCGTCGCGCAGCTCTTCCGGGGCCTGCTTGCGGCGCCAGCGATTGCGAAGCGCCAGGGCGACAGCGCGTTTGGCATCGGCCTGCCCAACAATGTGGCGGTCGAGTTCAGCAACGATTTCTTTTGGGGTCAGAACGTCCATCAGCTTTTCAGGTCCAACTTCTCAATCGAAAAATTCGAGTTTGTGTAGACGCAAATGTCGGCGGCGATTTCCATCGCCTGACGGCCAAGCTTTTCAGCGTCTTTTTCGTAGGAATACAGCGCGCGGGCAGCCGAGAGGGCATAATTGCCGCCCGATCCGACCGCCACGACATTGTGTTCAGGCTCGAGCACGTCGCCAGCGCCTGTGATGACGAGCGTCGTTTCCTTGTCGGCGACGATCAGCAAAGCTTCGAGCTTTTGCAGATATTTCTCAGTGCGCCAGTCCTTGGCCAGTTCGACGGCAGCGCGCTGCAACTGGTTCGGGAAGCGTTCGAGTTTCTGCTCGAGACGCTCAAATAAGGTGAAGGCATCTGCCGTGGCGCCTGCAAAGCCGGCGAGGATGTCGCCATTGCCAAGCCGGCGCACCTTGCGCGCATTACCCTTCATCACGGTCTGACCCATCGAGACCTGGCCATCGCTCAGGATCACGACATGGTCTTCTGTCCGCACAGCAAGGATCGTAGTCCCGTGCCAGGGCGGCGAATGTCTTTGATCAGTATCTGTCACGCCCGGTGATGTGGCGCACCGGACCCCTCTCCGCAAGAGGTAGCGCGCCGATCAGGTCAGTCAGGCGACCTGGCTCTGGTTGTTTTCGCTCAGCATTTCCATGAATCGGTCGATCATGACGGGCGGGCTGAAGTAATAGCCCTGATACTGATCGCAGCCCCGGCGGCGCAGGAAGTTCAGTTGGGCTTCGGTTTCAACGCCTTCGGCCACTGTTTCCATACCGAGCGTCTCGGCCATACCGAGGATCATCTCCACGATCGCCGGCGCCTGCCTGTCTGTGTGCAGGTTGGAGATGAACTGACGGTCGATCTTGAACACATCAAACGGAAGACGGCCGAGCATGGACAGGTTGGAATGTCCTGTTCCGAAATCGTCGATTGCAAGACGCACACCCATAGACTTGAGCGGGTTGATCACATCCTTGAGGCGGTCAGGGTCTTCGACGGCGACGCTTTCGGTGATTTCCAGCTGCAGCAGGCGCGGCGGCAGGCCTGCATCCGTCATCGCATTGATGACCATTTCGCCGAGATCATCGCTCTCGAACTGAAGCGGCGAGACGTTCACCGCAATTGAGACATTGTCAAAGTCGAGACTGTTCCAGCGGGCGGCATCCTCGCACGCCTTGCGAGCGATCTGACGGCCGATATCGCCAATCATGCCACAGCTCTCGGCGACGGGAATGAAGATATTGGGCGAAACGATACGGCCGCTTTCCAGTTTCCAGCGGGCGAGCGCCTCGGCGCCGACGATTTTACCTGTCTGCAGGTCAACCTTCGGCTGGTACATCGGAATGAAGCGTTCAGCCTCGACGGCCGCCAGAACCTCGGCCTCCAGGCGCTTGCGGGCCGCATTCTGCCGGTCGAGTTTGGGTGAATAGAACTGCATGTCGCTGCCCTCGACCCGGCGGGCCTGTAAAAGGGCAGACGAGGCGCGCTTGCGAATATCTGCAGGGGTCTGACCATCTTCCGGGATCATCACGATCCCGGCATGTGCTGGCAGGCGGACCATCTTGCCGGCCAGGCTGTAGGGTTCTCGAAGCTCGTCGAGCACCTGACGCGCCAGACGAATGACTTCCGGGCGGGCGCCAACCCGGTCGACCAGAATCCCGAACTCATCGGATTGAAGCGAGAAGGTCGGCCAATGCCCATGCGGCAGGCTGAGCGCGGCTTCCTGCTCGGACACGATTTTTGAGAACCGGCGCGCGAACGCGGTATGCATCTCCAGCGTTGTGGCCGCGTCATGCGAGTCGGAGAATTGCTGCATGCCATCAGCGTCAATCAGAATGAAAGCTGCCGGGGAGCTGAAAGATGAGCGCGAAATGAACTGCGTCAGCTTGCGCGTAAGGCGCGCGGAGTTGCCAAGACCTGTGCGTTCATCCGTGTAGGCCGCGCTTTTGAGGCGTCTGTTTTCAGCCTGCAAATTCCGCAACTGTCGAACAATGGCAGCTCGAAGCAGGCGAAACTCCCGATACACCAGCGGCGCATGGTTGGTTTCGGCTTTCTGATTGAGCGACAAATGATTGGTCAGTCGGGTGATCTCCTCGACCTGTCGACCAGCGAGTTTGGAAAAGTAATTGGCCATGGCATAGGCCGTTCCGCAAAGAACAAGGATGCAGAAAACGGCCATCACCCCGGGCAAAGGAGGCCTGAAAGGCATCAGCCTGACCATCACCAGTTCGCCAAGCTGCTTGCCATCTGCTGTGATCGGATAAACTCGTCCGTGAGCGATGGCCCGGTCTGAATAATCGCCGCCGATCAGCTCACCGCGCTCATCAAGCAGATAGGCGTGTTCTGGCGCGAAACTCGTAAGTGTACGCGTCGCATTTTCCGGGCGGCCGGCTTCAAGATCAACGCGCAACGTTTCAACGACGCGCAGCGCCATCTCGTCAGACTGCTGCGAAGCCCGCATTTCGGCCGCGACCAAATACACGCCAGCAAACAGCATGCCCGAAACTAACGCGAATATCGCCGCCACCACAGGCACGACGTTCGCGAATCGCATTTTCGAGATGCGGCGTTGTATTCCGGATGATTTGGGCAGCGTCTTCCCCCTTAGAAACACGAAGCTATAGGTATCCAGATCCCACCTTCAGGCTGAACCTTTATAATTCCGTGAACAAATCTGCTGTAGAAGTCTTTGCCTGACTGCCCTATCTGGACGACATATGACCACGAACCGCACCGCCACCGTCACGCGCACGACCCGCGAAACCGATATCACCGTCACCGTCGATCTCGACGGAACGGGAAAAGCCGACATTTCGACCGGCGTCGGCTTTTTCGATCACATGCTGGACTCCCTCGCCCGTCACAGCTTCATCGACCTCACCGTAAAGGCCGAGGGCGACCTGCACATCGATGCCCACCACACCGTGGAAGACACCGGCATCGTGATCGGCCAGGCCATCAAGAAAGCCCTCGGTGACTTTGCCGGCATAACCCGCTTTGGCCACGCCTATATCCCCATGGACGAAACCCTGAGCCGGGCCTCGATCGATCTCTGCAAGCGGCCATATCTTGTCTGGAAAGTGGATTTCCGGCGCGACAAGGTTGGCGATCTCGACACCGAGCTGTTCAAGGAGTTCTTCCACGCGCTGTCCGGCAATGGCGGCATGTGCCTGCACGTCGAGAACGTCTATGGCGAGAATAATCACCACATCGCCGAAAGCTGCTTCAAGGCCACAGCCCGCGCCCTGCGCATGGCGGTGACGCCTGATCCGCGCCTTCAAGGCAAACCGGCGAGCACCAAGGGCAGCCTCTAAACGAGATTCTGAGCATGACGAATTTAAAAGCCGTCATGTTCGATCTCGATGAGACACTCCTGAACCGGCCAGCATCGCTGAAGCACTTCGTTTCAGATCAGAGAACCCGCTTTCCGGTGCTTCAGCAGCTTGAACAGAGCGAGCTTCAGACCCGGTTTATCGATCTCGACCGGCGCGGCACCGTTTCAAAGGATCGCGTGTACGAGCAATTGCTGGAGGCTATATCGATAGAAGACGCTGAGATGCGGGATGTCCTCTGGCGCGACTATGAGACGAATTTCTGGCGCTTTGCAGTTGCGTTTCCCGGACTAAAAAGTCTCTTCAGCGATCTGCACAAGGCCCGGCTGAAAACGGCGATCATCACAAATGGCCAGACGCATATTCAGCTGCGATCAATTCTGGCGCTCAATCTGGACAGGCTTGTCGACACCTATCTCATCTCCGAGGTCGAAGGCTTACGCAAACCAGACCCGGAAATCTTTCATCGAGCCGCCCGGCGCCTGAATGTAGCTTCCGCCGACTGCGTCTTTGTCGGAGACAACCCGGTCGCCGATATTCTGGGCGCCCGGACCTGCGGGATGCGAACGATCTGGTTCGCCAATAGTGCCGACTGGCCTGAAACAGCGACCGAAGGCCCGGACGGAACAATATCTCACCTGGGAGACATCGCGCCGCTTATCGCCCAATGGGGCTGATGGGGCCAGGGCATTATTTGCGATAATCGAGCGGCGGATCGCGGTCGCCAAGCAGCGATTTGTATTCGTAGTTAGGTCCACGTTTCTCGTCGAACTCCGCCTTGGCCGCGTCGATCAGCTCTTCATTCTCATAAAGCTCAATGGCCGCTGCCGTCAGCGTCTTGGCCGCAAGTTCAGCGCCTTTGTGCCCGATCGACATGCCGCTGGCCGCAACGGCCTGCCAGCTATGGGCGGACGTTCCGGGCACCCAGGTGGCCGTGCGCAGACCAACCGTTGGCGCGGCATAGGAGACATCGCCGACATCGGTTGAGCCATAGCCGAGCGAAACATTATAGGGCTGGACCTCTTCCTGAGAGCCAAGTCTGGCATTCGGGTCATTCAGCGTTTGCGAGATCTGTTCAGCAAAATCCTGTTCCTGCGGCGTGTAGGTGATCCCGCCAAATTCGCGCAGCTTGCTATCCATCATCCTGGCGAGCGTCTCGTTCACCAGAAGCGGGTTGTTGCCATGAATGACTTCCCAGTCGACCTCAGTGCCCGTCCCCATGGCTGCGCCGCGCGCCGCGTCCTCAAGACGCGACCATATAGCCTCGACACCATCGGCGTCAGGGTGGCGGACATAGTAGAAGACCTCGGCAAAGTCCGGCACCACGTTCGGAGCTTCGCCGCCAGAGGTGATGACATAATGCATCCGGGCATCCTGCGGGATGTGCTCATGCATCATATTGGCCATCATGTTCATCGCCTCAACACCGTCCAGCGCTGAGCGACCGCGTTCTGGCGCGCCAGCTGCATGCGCGGAAATGCCATGAAAGCGGAACTTGGCAGAGCGGTTGGCGAGTGTCGTGTTCGCGGCGGCTGAGTTCACATCGTCGGCATGCCAGTGCATGGCAATGTCGACATCATCAAAAAGACCCGCCCGGACCATATAGACCTTGCCGCTGCCGCCTTCTTCGGCAGGTGTCCCATAGAGGCGGATGGTGCCTTCAGTGCCGGTATCTTCAAGCCAGTGACGGATCGCGATCGCGGCCGCGACCGAACCTGCCCCGAAGAGATTGTGGCCACAGGCATGCCCGGCGCCGACATTTTCTCTTTGCTCGCGCTCAGGGCTGGCGGTCTGATTAATGCCGGGCAGGGCGTCATATTCAGCCAATATCGCGATAACCGGCTCCCCAGAGCCATATTCGGCGATAAAAGCAGTTGGAATCCCCGCAACACCCGCCTCGATCCTGAACTCTTCGAGTGAAAGCGTGTCCTGCAATAGCTGCGAGGATTTGGTTTCCTGATAGCCAACCTCAGCCCAGTCCCAGAGTTTTTCAGCCAATTCCTGCGTCAGTTGCGGCCGATCTTCCACGAGGCTGGAGGCAGTATCGGTCGAGGGATCCGCAAGCGCGGGCAGGGCGCTCAGCGTGGCCGCGAGGCTGAATGAGGCAAGGGTTCGAGGCAGACGCATGTGGCAACTCCAATCATTTCAGCTGTGACCTTGCGACACGCCGAGCGGCCGATCAAGCCAATCCCTCTTTCACTTCTCGCCCCGCCCGGTTAAGAGCGCGGCAGATGGCAAACCTCGCACTCATCGATTATGGCGCCGGCAATCTGCATTCGGCTGAACGCGCGCTTCGCGCCGCTGCGACGCTGAGCGATGTGGACTGCTCAATTATTGTGACCAGCGACGCCGAGACTGCCGCAAAGGCTGAGCGGATTGTCCTTCCCGGCGTTGGCCACTTTGCCGATTGCGCGAAGGGCTTGCTGGCGCTCGATGGTATGGTGAGCGCGCTGGAAGCGGCTGTCCTGAAACGCGGTGTGCCGTTTCTCGGCATCTGCGTCGGTATGCAGCTTATGGCGACACGCGGCCTGGAAGATGGCGCGACGGCCGGACTTGGCTGGATCGCAGGCGACGTCGACCGGATCACGCCAGCAGGCGGGCTTGTCGTGCCGCATATGGGCTGGAACGATCTTGATTTGCGCGGCGATCACCCGGTTCTCTCGGGTCTAGGGGACGATCCGCACGTCTATTTCACCCATTCCTATGCGTTCCGCCCGGAATCGACGGACTGCATCATGGCAACGGCGGACTATGGCGGCGAGATTGTCGCCGCCGTCGGCCGGGACAATATCTTCGGCACACAGTTTCATCCCGAGAAAAGCCAGCGCGTTGGCCAGAAACTGCTCGCCAACTTTCTTGAGTGGAGCCCGTCATGACATCGAGTTTCGAACTTTGGCCTGCCATCGACCTGAAGGATGGCCAGTGCGTCAGACTGCTCCGCGGGGAAATGGACAAGGCAACCGCCTTTAATCCTGATCCGGCAGACCAGGCAGACCGCTTC contains:
- the hisB gene encoding imidazoleglycerol-phosphate dehydratase HisB, with the translated sequence MTTNRTATVTRTTRETDITVTVDLDGTGKADISTGVGFFDHMLDSLARHSFIDLTVKAEGDLHIDAHHTVEDTGIVIGQAIKKALGDFAGITRFGHAYIPMDETLSRASIDLCKRPYLVWKVDFRRDKVGDLDTELFKEFFHALSGNGGMCLHVENVYGENNHHIAESCFKATARALRMAVTPDPRLQGKPASTKGSL
- the hslV gene encoding ATP-dependent protease subunit HslV, with protein sequence MTDTDQRHSPPWHGTTILAVRTEDHVVILSDGQVSMGQTVMKGNARKVRRLGNGDILAGFAGATADAFTLFERLEQKLERFPNQLQRAAVELAKDWRTEKYLQKLEALLIVADKETTLVITGAGDVLEPEHNVVAVGSGGNYALSAARALYSYEKDAEKLGRQAMEIAADICVYTNSNFSIEKLDLKS
- a CDS encoding HAD family hydrolase; the protein is MTNLKAVMFDLDETLLNRPASLKHFVSDQRTRFPVLQQLEQSELQTRFIDLDRRGTVSKDRVYEQLLEAISIEDAEMRDVLWRDYETNFWRFAVAFPGLKSLFSDLHKARLKTAIITNGQTHIQLRSILALNLDRLVDTYLISEVEGLRKPDPEIFHRAARRLNVASADCVFVGDNPVADILGARTCGMRTIWFANSADWPETATEGPDGTISHLGDIAPLIAQWG
- a CDS encoding putative bifunctional diguanylate cyclase/phosphodiesterase — its product is MRFANVVPVVAAIFALVSGMLFAGVYLVAAEMRASQQSDEMALRVVETLRVDLEAGRPENATRTLTSFAPEHAYLLDERGELIGGDYSDRAIAHGRVYPITADGKQLGELVMVRLMPFRPPLPGVMAVFCILVLCGTAYAMANYFSKLAGRQVEEITRLTNHLSLNQKAETNHAPLVYREFRLLRAAIVRQLRNLQAENRRLKSAAYTDERTGLGNSARLTRKLTQFISRSSFSSPAAFILIDADGMQQFSDSHDAATTLEMHTAFARRFSKIVSEQEAALSLPHGHWPTFSLQSDEFGILVDRVGARPEVIRLARQVLDELREPYSLAGKMVRLPAHAGIVMIPEDGQTPADIRKRASSALLQARRVEGSDMQFYSPKLDRQNAARKRLEAEVLAAVEAERFIPMYQPKVDLQTGKIVGAEALARWKLESGRIVSPNIFIPVAESCGMIGDIGRQIARKACEDAARWNSLDFDNVSIAVNVSPLQFESDDLGEMVINAMTDAGLPPRLLQLEITESVAVEDPDRLKDVINPLKSMGVRLAIDDFGTGHSNLSMLGRLPFDVFKIDRQFISNLHTDRQAPAIVEMILGMAETLGMETVAEGVETEAQLNFLRRRGCDQYQGYYFSPPVMIDRFMEMLSENNQSQVA
- the hisH gene encoding imidazole glycerol phosphate synthase subunit HisH; this encodes MANLALIDYGAGNLHSAERALRAAATLSDVDCSIIVTSDAETAAKAERIVLPGVGHFADCAKGLLALDGMVSALEAAVLKRGVPFLGICVGMQLMATRGLEDGATAGLGWIAGDVDRITPAGGLVVPHMGWNDLDLRGDHPVLSGLGDDPHVYFTHSYAFRPESTDCIMATADYGGEIVAAVGRDNIFGTQFHPEKSQRVGQKLLANFLEWSPS
- a CDS encoding amidohydrolase, with amino-acid sequence MRLPRTLASFSLAATLSALPALADPSTDTASSLVEDRPQLTQELAEKLWDWAEVGYQETKSSQLLQDTLSLEEFRIEAGVAGIPTAFIAEYGSGEPVIAILAEYDALPGINQTASPEREQRENVGAGHACGHNLFGAGSVAAAIAIRHWLEDTGTEGTIRLYGTPAEEGGSGKVYMVRAGLFDDVDIAMHWHADDVNSAAANTTLANRSAKFRFHGISAHAAGAPERGRSALDGVEAMNMMANMMHEHIPQDARMHYVITSGGEAPNVVPDFAEVFYYVRHPDADGVEAIWSRLEDAARGAAMGTGTEVDWEVIHGNNPLLVNETLARMMDSKLREFGGITYTPQEQDFAEQISQTLNDPNARLGSQEEVQPYNVSLGYGSTDVGDVSYAAPTVGLRTATWVPGTSAHSWQAVAASGMSIGHKGAELAAKTLTAAAIELYENEELIDAAKAEFDEKRGPNYEYKSLLGDRDPPLDYRK